In Juglans microcarpa x Juglans regia isolate MS1-56 chromosome 8D, Jm3101_v1.0, whole genome shotgun sequence, the following are encoded in one genomic region:
- the LOC121243022 gene encoding uncharacterized protein LOC121243022: MDPRSINPNQIKTPVKRPLISQRSAEKRLDHQNLQVECRLKDQASLDTRTPDEGPGDDGPKRISENIVECLSSILLRMSLKKNQSGAENLPSISTSSTRESSEETNYWYPYGVCSVYGMRDIGPYKKLCHIEAGSINPNRTENSVFLLRRLKLLLGKLASVNLESLIHQGKLAFWINIYNSCMMNAFLEHGIPESHEMVFALMQKVCNIQELLFLGRIRIYCNFICDTYIKCLKASI, encoded by the exons ATGGATCCTCGATCCATAAACCCCAACCAAATAAAAACTCCAGTTAAGAGACCTCTCATAAGCCAAAGATCCGCAGAGAAGCGTTTAGATCATCAGAATTTACAG GTAGAATGCAGATTGAAAGACCAAGCAAGTCTAGACACAAGAACCCCTGATGAAGGGCCAGGAGATGATGGCCCAAAGAGAATTTCTGAAAATATAGTGGAATGCTTATCTAGCATTCTCCTAAGAATGAGTTTGAAGAAGAATCAAAGTGGTGCAGAAAATTTACCCTCCATATCGACCTCTTCAACTCGAGAAAGCAGTGAAGAAACAAATTATTGGTATCCTTATGGTGTTTGTTCAGTATATGGAATGAGAGATATTGGTCCATATAAGAAATTATGTCACATTGAAGCTGGCTCAATCAACCCAAACCGAACAGAAAATTCTGTGTTTCTACTTCGTAGATTAAA ACTCCTCCTGGGGAAACTTGCCTCTGTCAACTTAGAAAGCCTCATCCATCAGGGGAAGCTAGCATTCTGGATAAACATTTACAATTCCTGCAtgatgaat GCATTCCTAGAACACGGAATACCAGAGAGCCATGAGATGGTTTTTGCTTTGATGCAGAAGGTATGTAATATCcaggaactcctctttcttgGTAGGATAAGGATATATTGTAATTTCATTTGCGATACTTATATCAAATGCTTGAAGgcctctatttaa
- the LOC121242192 gene encoding uncharacterized protein LOC121242192: AVIYALPLLVTRATINVGGHLLNAITIEHFILRLPYRSKYTFVKGAKNDEKTRRSIFGLEFSEPLVTFALCCGSWSSPAVRVYTASQVEKELEVAKREYLQAAVGISTTKFAIPKLLDWYLLDFAKDLESLLDWICLQLPSELA; encoded by the exons GCAGTCATTTATGCACTTCCATTACTTGTTACTCGGGCAACAATAAATGTTGGGGGACACTTGCTAAATGCAATAACTATAGAACATTTCATCTTGAGATTGCCTTACCGCTCAAAATAT ACATTTGTAAAGGGTGCAAAAAACGATGAGAAGACTAGGAGAAGCAtatttggtttggagttttctGAACCCTTGGTGACATTTGCCCTATGCTGTGGAAGCTGGTCCTCCCCTGCT GTGAGGGTGTACACAGCATCTCAGGTTGAGAAAGAACTGGAAGTGGCTAAAAGGGAGTACTTACAGGCTGCAGTTGGAATTTCAACTACCAAGTTTGCAATCCCAAAGCTTTTGGATTGGTATTTGCTCGACTTTGCAAAGGATTTGGAATCGTTGCTTGATTGGATCTGTCTTCAGTTACCAAGTGAACTTGCCTAA